In Leifsonia sp. AK011, the genomic stretch ACCCGACCGTCGAGGTCGAGGTCCTCCTCGACGACGGCGTGGTCTCCCGTGCGGCAGTCCCCTCCGGTGCATCCACCGGAGCCTTCGAGGCCTACGAGCTTCGCGACGGCGACAAGGGCCGCTACCTGGGCAAGGGCGTTCTGAAGGCGGTTGACTCCGTGCTCGACGTGCTCGGCCCCGCGATCGAGGGCTTCGACGCCGCCGACCAGCGCCTCATCGACAACGAGCTCATCGAGCTCGACGGCACCGACAACAAGAAGAAGCTCGGCGCGAACGCCATCCTTGGTGTCTCGCTCGCCGTGGCCAAGGCCGCAGCGGACTCCGCTGACCTCCCGCTCTTCCGCTACCTCGGCGGACCGAATGCACACGTGCTGCCCGTGCCGATGATGAACATCATCAACGGTGGCGCACACGCCGACACCGGCCTCGACATCCAGGAGTTCATGGTCCTGCCCGTCGGCGCCGACTCCTTCGCCGAAGCACTCCGCTGGGGTGCAGAGGTCTACCACGCTCTCAAGGGCGAGCTCAAGAAGGCCGGCCAGAACACCGGCCTCGGCGACGAGGGTGGCTTCGCCCCCGACCTGCCCGGCGCCCGTGCCGCCCTCGACTTCATCGTCAAGGCGATCGAGACCGCCGGCTTCGCGCCCGGCAAGGACTTCGCCCTCGGACTGGATGTCGCGGCGACCGAGTTCCACAAGGACGGCGTCTACTCCTTCGAGAAGGAGCAGCTCTCCGCCGACCAGATGGCTGACTTCTGGGTCGGTCTCGTGAACGAGTACCCGATCGCCACGATCGAGGACCCGCTCGACGAGGACGACTGGGACGGCTACGTCGGTCTCACGACGAAGCTCGGTGGTCTTGTGCAGCTCGTCGGTGACGACCTGTTCGTCACCAACCCCACGCGTCTGCAGAAGGGTCTCGAGCTCGGCGCGGCCAACTCGATCCTCGTCAAGGTCAACCAGATCGGTACCCTCACCGAGACGCTGGATGCCGTGAGCCTCGCGCAGCGCGGCGGTTACACCGCGGTCATCTCGCACCGTTCGGGCGAGACCGAGGACACGACGATCGCCGACCTCGCCGTCGCGACCAACTCAGGCCAGATCAAGACCGGAGCACCGGCTCGCTCCGACCGCGTCGCGAAGTACAACCAGCTGCTGCGCATCGAGGAGGAGCTCGGCGACGCCGCGGTGTACGCGGGCCGCTCGGCGTTCCCGCGCTTTAAAGCGTAGCGCTCAGCAAGTTCTGACTGGGCAACGCATACCCTTGGGGTATGGCGCCAACCACACGCACGAGGAGCGACGGAAGCGCACGAGCATCCGTCGCTCCTCCGCGTGAGGAGTCCGCGATCGAAGGCTGGTTGCGCAACCTGAGGCTCTCAGGTTTCACGGTCTTCATGCTTGCGCTCATCGTCGTGGCGGTCATCGTGCTGGCCCCGAGCCTGCGCATCCTGATCGAGCAGCGCGCACAGATCGCGCAACTCGAGAAGTCCGTGCAGGACGCGCAGAATGACGTCTCCACCCTGACGGACGAGGTGGCTCGCTGGGACGACCCGGCCTACATCGAGGCTCAGGCCCGTGAGCGGCTGTACTACGTGTTCCCCGGCGACGTGAGCTATCTCGTGATCGGAGAGACGGCCACCGACGAACCCGCGGTCGATGGCCTCCCGATCAGCGACCAGATCCAATCGACGCACGTCGACTGGATGAGCGGCCTCCTCTCCTCCCTGTACACGGCGGGTCTCACGACCGCGCCCCCTGACGAACTCACCGGCCCCTGATGCGACCTCCTTTCGATCCGCCGTCCGAGGCGGATATCGCCACCGTGTCCCGGCAGCTCGGCCGCCCTGCCCGCGACGTCGTCGGTATCGCTGCGCGTTGCGTGTGCGGGGCGCCGACGGTCGTCTCCACGAAGCCGCGCCTCACCGACGGCACGCCCTTCCCGACCTTCTACTACCTCACCCACCCGGCCGCGACGGCCGCCGTCTCCACCCTCGAGGCGGAGGGGCGGATGCCAGAACTCGCCGCCCTACTGGAGGGCGAGGTCGCCGCGGCATACCTCGCCGCACACCAGCAGTACCTCGCCGATCGGGGCTCCTACGGCGACGTCCCAGAGATTGACGGAATCTCAGCTGGCGGTATGCCTGATCGGGTAAAGTGCCTGCACGCCCTCGTGGGACACGCGCTCGCAGCGGGTCCCGGCGTCAATCCCATCGGGGATCGCGCTCTCGCCGAGGCGAGTTGGAGTCCGGAGGTATGTCAATGCGCGCTGGAGCTATAAGCGACGCATCGCGTCGCCGCGACGCCAGCGCCGAGCGGGCTATGCCCGCGAGGGTTTCGGCCAGAGGACGCCTCCGCCTCCGGTCCGCAGCCGCCCTCATGGTCACCACCATCGCGGCATCCCTCCTTCTCGTCGCGTCCCCGGCCTCGGCCGACGGTGTGCGCGACGGCGAGTACTGGCTCGACGTGTACGGCATCCGCCAGGCGTGGGCGACCACCCAGGGCGAGGGCATCACGATCGCGATCATCGATACCGGTGTGGACGGAACGGTCGCCGAGCTCAGCGGTGCGGTCGTCGGCGGTGCCGACTTCTCGGGCCTTGGCTCGTACAACGGCCAGAAGCCCGTCGGGTCCACGGGCTCCGACCACGGCACGATGGTGGGCTCACTCGCGGCCGGGCGGGGCACCGGCCCGGATTCCGGTGTGATCGGCTCGGCCCCCGCGGCATCCCTGCTCTCCGCCTCCATCGGCTTCGGCGAAGGCGCCAAGAGTTCCGACGAGCAGATCGCCGACGCGGTGCGCTGGTCCGTCGACAACGGCGCGGACATCATCAACATGTCGCTCACGCGCAACACCACCGACTGGCCGGAGAGCTGGGATGACGCCTTCCTCTACGCCTTCGAGAACGATGTCGTCGTGGTGGCCGCTGCGGGCAACCGCGGCAGCGGCACCACGCAGGTGGGCGCTCCCGCGACCATGCCCGGCGTTCTGACCGTCGCCGGCGTCGACGCGCAGGGCCAGGCGAGCTTCGACGCGTCATCCCAGGGCATCACGATCGCGGTGGCGGCACCCAGCGAGAATCTCGTCGGTGTGACCCCCGGCGGTGGTCACGTCCGGTGGAACGGCACGAGTGGCGCAGCGCCCATCGTGTCCGGCATTGTCGCGCTCGTCATGGCCGCCCACCCCCAGCTGGATGCCGCGAATATCATCAATCGTGTCGTGGCGACGGCGCGCGATGCTGGCGCCGCGGGTGCCGACCCCATCTACGGGTTCGGGCTCGTCGACGCGCAAGCAGCTGTCACGGCATCCGTTCCCACCGTCACGGCGAACCCGATGGGGGAGCTGAGCGATTGGATCCGGGTCTATCGTCGTGCGGACTCGACGCCCACGCCCATCCCGTCGAGCGTGCCGTATGCGATCCCGGAGGACGTACCGCTCGCGCCCGACAGTTCGCTCGGAGTGCTCATGCCGACCGTGCACCAACTGAGGGTGGCTGGCGTTCCTTTGCTGGTCTTCGTGGTGTTCGCGACCCTTGTCGTGGTGGCCGGTGGCCTGGCTGTCCGGCATTTCAGGTCACTGCGCAAGACGGAGTAGGGTTAGGGCGAACTTCCACCAAGGAGAGCCCTACACGTGCCCAAGATCCTGATTGTCGGCGGCGGTTACGCCGGTTTTTACACTGCTAAGAAGCTTGAGAAATGGTTGGGCCGTAACGAAGCCCAGGTCACCATGGTGGACCCGCTTCCGTACCTCACGTACCAGCCCTTCCTGCCCGAGGTAGCAGCGGGATCCGTCGAGCCCCGTCACGCGGTCGTCTCGCACCGTCGTCACCTCAAGCGCACTCGTGTCGTGAACGCGAAGGTGACCTACGTCAACCACGAGACCAAGACCGCGACGATCACCCCCGAGGTGGGCGAGCCGTGGGACGAGACCTACGACATCGTGGTGATGACCGCCGGCGCCGTGTCGCGCACGTTCCCCATCCCGGGTGTCGCCGATGAGGCCATCGGCATGAAGAACATCGAGGAGGCGGTGGCGGTTCGTGACCGCATCATCCGCAACTTCCAGAAGGCATCGAACCTGCCGGAGGGCAGCGCCGAGAAGAAGCGTCTCCTGACGTTCGTCGTCGTGGGTGGCGGCTTCGCCGGTATCGAGGCGTTCGCCGAGATGCGTTCGCTCGCGTCATCCCTCGTTCGCCAGTTCCCGACGATCTCCTTCGAGGAGACCCACTTCCACCTCATCGAGGCGATGGGTCGCATCATGCCGGAGGTGTCGCTAGAGACGAGCAAGTGGGTCATCAAGTCGCTCGCCGAGCGCGGTGCGCAGATCCACCTCGACACCCAGCTCAGTTCGGCCACCGGCGGCGTCATCGAGCTCTCGACGGGGGAGTCGTTCGAGTCCGACACGATCGTCTGGACCGCCGGCGTCATGGCCAACCCCATGATCCGCAACACCGACCTCCCCATCGAGGAGCGCGGTCGCCTTCGCGCTAACGCCGCGCTGCAGATCATCAACGACGAAGGCCCCGTGGCGGATGCCTGGACCGCTGGTGACGTCGCGGCCGTTCCCGACCTCACGGGCAAGGGTGTCGGCGGCTTCTGCGTGCCGAACGCCCAGCACGCTGTGCGCCAGGCCAAGCTGCTCGCGAAGAACATCGTGGCGAGCCTGCGCGGCGAAGACCCGAAGGACTACTACCACGAGAGCCTCGGCGCCGTGGCGGGTCTCGGTCTCTACAACGGTGTTTTCCAGTACCGCAAGCTCGCGATCAAGGGCTTCCCCGCGTGGGTCATGCACCGCGGCTACCACGGCCTCGCCATCCCGATGTGGGAGCGCAAGCTGCGCGTCTTCGGTAACTGGGTGCTGAACTTCCTGCTGCGCCGCGACATGGTCGAGCTGTCCGCTCGGGTACACCCGCGTGCGGCGTTCGAGGAGTTCGCCTCCCGCCCGAAGGCGTAGCTAGCGCCGCGCTGCCTTCACGATGAGCGCGATGCCCCACGCGATCGTGCTCACGAGCGGGATCGCGACGGACATGAGTGCGATCACGTTGGGCTGGAACTGCAGGCCCTGGGGCCCACGCACGTAGGCGCCGAGGGGGATGGCGACACCGCCGCCCCCTCCGCCGCTGCCCTCACCGTTGCCGAGCTCCAGCCCCTCGCCTCCGCCGAACCCGTACGTGACGAAGGCCACGGGGACGATCTCGGCGCCGTCGACGGTCTGCTTCTCGCCGTAGGCGAGTTTCACGCTCCGGTCGGGCACGCCCGCCGCGAGCTTCTCGGTGATCCTGTCCTGTTTCGATGTCGTGTCAGCCATGGCGCACAGGCTACGCGCGGCGGCCAGCGGTGTCGAGGCCTGCCCCGTGCTGCCTCGATAGGCTGAGTCGCCGGATGCCCGTGCATCCGCCCCGCCCCGGTAGCCCAATTGGCAGAGGCAGCCGACTTAAAATCGGCACAGTCAGGGTTCGAGTCCCTGCCGGGGCACTCACGCTGCCCCTCCTCCCACCCGCGAGTGTTCCGATATGGCTGTCATTTTCGGCCGAATAGCAGCCATATCGGAACACTCGCGGCTGTATCACCTGGCTGGCGCGGGTCGCAAGGGGTTGCGGAAATTCTCACCCTGCGTAATTATGCGTCTCCCGCAACAAACCGAAAGCCACTCGATATATGGGTTGTCTGGGATTAACTTGACAATCTCCGATTAATTTCGTCAGATGGAACGACAAATGGTAGTACCTCCTGTACACCCTTCTGACGGAGATGATCAATGAAGACCTTCTATCCCGCAGTGCTCGCGAGCGCTGCACTCGTGCTTCTCGGGGGCGTGACCGCTGCGCCCGCAGTCGCGGCAGCTCCAGAGGATCCCGCGATCCTCGTCTTCTCGGCGACGGCGGCCTTCCGCCACACCGAGTGCATTGCCACCGGCACCGAGGCGATCGCGAATCTCGGCTCGGAGAACGACTTCCGCGTCGACGCGACCGAGGATGCCACGGTGTTCAACGACGCGAACCTCGCGCAGTACGACGCCGTCGTGTTCCTGTGCACAACGGGCAACGTGCTCGATGAAACTCAGCAGGGCGCGTTCGAGCGCTACATCCAGGGCGGTGGCGGATACTTCGGCATCCACTCGGCCTCCGACACCGAGTACGACTGGCCCTGGTACGGCGGCCTCGTCGGCGCCTACTTCCTCGACCACCCGTTCGCCCCGCAGTTCCAGGAGGCGACCGTGAACGTGGAGGACGAGCACACCGCTGCGACCGACTTCCTGCCGAACCCGTGGGTGCGCACCGACGAGTGGTACAACTTCCGCTCGAACCCGCGTGACATCACGCACGTGCTGCTCTCGCTCGACGAGTCGACCTACGACCCGTCCGGCTACACCGGCTCGACCGGTATGGGCGACCACCCCATCGCCTGGTGCCACCCGTACGATGGCGGCCGTTCGGTCTACACCGCAATGGGCCACTCCGGTTCGTTCTGGTCAGAGCCCCTTCTGCTGCAGCACATGCTCGGTGGCATCCAGATGGCGGCCGGCTACGCCGACTTCCGTTGCTTCGATGAGGTCACCTGGGCCCAGCTGACCGACGAGACTCGCGGTGGAGTGGATGCCGCGGCATCCGTCGCCCAGGGTGCGATGCTCCCCATCCAGGTCGGGGCTGACCGTGCAGGCGAGACCCTCGAGGTGCACCTCTTCTCCGCCTCGAACGAGACTGCCGTCTCGCTCGGTACCGGAGTCGTCTCCGAGGATGGCACGCTCTCCGTGACAGTCCCCGCCGACTTCGCTCTCGGTGCCGCGAAGGCCGCAGTGCTCTCCACTGATGGCCAGCTCCTCGGGTGGGATGACACGTCAGTCGTCACGCCTGCTGCGGGTGGCACGACCACCGGCCCGGCCCTCGCGGCCACGGGTATGGACGTTGCACCGGTCACCGGTGTCGCCGCGCTGATCCTGCTCCTCGCGGGAACGGCCGTGGTCCTGGCGGTCCGCCGCCGCGACGCGTAACCAGCCAACCGACTGCCCCCTGTCCCGCAGCTCTCGCGGGGCAGGGGGTTTTCGTGTGCCCGCGTTACGCGGTGGTTACAAGATCGCCGGTCGGTTGCATCCGGGACACCCGTCTGGGACAGTTGTCCCACTACGCGTCCAACGGAGCCGAGAGGAGACAGTCGTGGCCAGGATTCCCGCCGAGGAACGCCGCGAGTTGCTGCTCCAGGCCGCCCTGCGCGTCTCCGCTCGCAAGGGCATCGCGGGCGCAACCACTCGGGCCATCGTCGCCGAGGCCGGGATGTCGCTCGCGAGCTTCCACTACGCGTTCCGGTCGCACGACGAGATGATGGCGGACTTGGTCGCTCTCGTCGTCGAAGGTGAGTCCACGGCGGTGTTCGCCGCGCTTCACCCGGGAGCGGACATCCATCAGTCCCTGCGCTCCGGGCTTCATGCGTTCCTCGACTACGTCATCGCCGACCCTGGTCACGAACAGGTGATGCAGGACATCATGCAGTACGCCCTGCGCACGCCCGGCCTCGAGCATCGCGCGGCCGAGCAGTACGAGAGCTACCACCGGGCGGTCACCGAGCTGCTCGTTGCCGGTGCCGCCGCAGCCCACGTCGTGTGGTCGATGCCCGTGGCCGAGATCGCGCGGCTCGTCGTCACCGTGACCGACGGGGTGACGCTCGCATGGCTCGCCAATCGCGATGAGGCAGCGGCCCGTCGCGTGCTCGACTTCGCCGCAGACACCTTCGCCACGCTCGCGAGGCCCCTCCCGCCGCGAGAAGACAGCCCCACGAGAGAGAGCCAGGTCACCGCGTGAGCACAACCACCGATCTCCCGGCGCCCGCGCCCTTCGCCGAGCCCACGAGGGCGGTGACAGGAGGATGGATCGCACTCTTCGCCACTGCCTGGCTCGGTGTGTGGATGGCACAGCTCACGCCGGTCCAGCTGCTGCTCCCGCTTCAGGTCGAGGCCCAGCTCGGTGCCACGAACTGGGTGGACAACGTCGTGGCCTTCGGAGTGATCTCGGGCATCGCGGGATTGTGTGCCCTCGTCGCCTACCCCCTCACTGGCGCACTCTCCGATCGCACGATGAGCCGTTTCGGAAGGCGTCGCCCCTGGATCGCGGGCGGCGCGGTGCTCTTCGCGGTGAGCCTCCTTCTTCTCGGCCTGCAGGAGTCGATCGTCGGGGTCGGCATCTTCTGGGCCCTGGCGCTCACGGGCTTCTGCGTTCTCACGGCGGCCCTCACCGCGGTGATCTCCGACCAGGTTCCCGTGAACCAGCGGGGCTTCGTCTCCGGGTGGATCTCCGCCCCGCAGGCCGTGGGCACGATCCTCGGTCTCGTCCTCGTGACGGAGCTCTTCGTCGGCCAGTTCCTCGGTTACGCCGCGATGGCCGCCCTCCTCGTTCTCCTCGTGCTGCCGTTCCTCCTCCGGGTTCCGGATGCCCGCCTCACGTCCGCCGATACGCTGACGGTCCGCAAACTCCTCGCCGGGTTCTGGATCAGCCCGCGGGAGTACCCGGACTTCGGCTGGACCCTCCTCAGTCGCATCCTCGTCAACTTCGGCAACGCCTTCGGCACAGCACTGCTGCTGCAGTTCCTCCAGTACGGGCTCGAGGTCGACGACGCCGAGGGCACGCTCATTGTCCTGACCCTCATCTACATGGTGTTCGTGATCCTCGCCTCGCTCGTGCTCGGCAAGCTCTCCGACAGGCTCGGTCGCCGCAAGCCCTTCGTTTTCGTCGCAGCGAGCCTCCAGGGCATCGCGGCCCTCATGCTCGCGTTCGTTCCGGATGTCACGGTCGCGATGGTCGCGGCAGGCCTCCTCGGCCTCGGCTACGGATGCTTCCTCTCGGTGGACCAGGCGCTCGCGACCCAGGTGCTCCCCGACCCGCACACCCGCGGCAAGGATCTCGGCATCATGAACATCGCGACCGCAGTGCCCCAGGCCCTCGCCCCGCTCCTGGGTGCGATCGTCGTCGCGATGCTCGTCGGCTTCCAGGGCCTCTTCATCCTCTCCGCGGTCGCCGCCATCCTGGGCGCACTCGCGGTTCTCCCCATCCGGAGTGTGCGCTAGACCATGAACCTCGATCGTCCGACCACGCAGCCGTGGCTGCAGCCCGCGAGCTACTGGGGAGGGATGACGGCGGCCACCGCATCCCTCGACACCCCCGTCGGCGCGCTCAACCTCACCGCGCTCGCCCACAACACCCACGACATGCTGGACCGGGCGAACGGCACGACCATCCGCGTGGCGAGCAAGTCCCTCCGCGTGCGCGGCGTCATCGAGCGGGTGCTCACGGTGCCCGGCTATGCCGGCGTGCTCGCGTACACCCTGCCCGAGGCCCTCTGGCTCGCCGAGACGATCGACGACGTGGTTGTCGGCTACCCGAGCGTGGATGCCACGGCGATCCGGACCCTCGGGAGCTCGGCTTCCCTCGCCCGTCGGGTCACCATCATGGTGGACTCGGTCGCGCAGCTGGATGCGGTCGACGCGGTGCTGCCTCCGGGTACGCGGGAGAACATCCGCGTCTGCCTCGAGCTCGATGCATCCTGGAAGTCCCGACTCATCGGCCACACAGGGGTCTATCGTTCGCCGGTGCATTCCGTTGACCAGGCCGTCTATCTCGCACGTCACATCGTGAGTCGTCGTGGGTTCGATCTCGTCGGCATCATGTCGTACGAGGCGCAGATCGCGGGCGTCACCAACCGTCCGCCGGGCAAGCCCGTGCGGGCGCGGCTGGTCGACTGGATGCAGCGCTCCTCCTTCGAGGAGCTCACCACGCGCCGCGGCGAGGTCGTCACCGCCGTCCGCGAGATCGCCGATCTCGAGTTCGTCAACGGCGGAGGCACTGGCTCGCTCGAGCGCACCTCGTCCGACCCGGCCGTCACCGAGATCGCCGCGGGCAGCGGGCTCTTCGGTCCGCGCCTCTTCGACGGGTACAGCCACTTCACGCCGGCACCGGCCGCGGCATTCGCCCTCTCCGTCGTGCGCAAGCCCACCCCGGAGCTCGCCACGCTGCTCGGCGGCGGCTGGATCGCCTCCGGTCCGCCAGCACCCGACCGGATGCCGCAACTCGCGTGGCCGGAGCGCCTCGAGTTCCTCGCCCGCGAGGGCGCCGGCGAGGTGCAGTCGCCCGTGAGGGGCGCCGCGGCGGCACGTCTCGCGGTGGGCGATCGCGTCTGGCTCCGCCACACGAAGGCGGGTGAGGCGAGCGAGCACCTGAACGAGTTCGCCGTGGTCAATGGCGACACTATCGTGGACACCGTTCCCACCTACCGCGGCGAGGGGAAGGCCTTCCTGTGAGCATCGAGACCGGTCGGCCGTGGAGGAACTGGGGGCGTTCGGAGTCGTCGACTCCCGCGTTCGTCTCGCGCCCGACATCCGTTGACGAGGTCATCGAGACCGTGCGTTTCGCCCGTGAGCGAGGTCTCACGATCAGGCCGGTCGGGGCGAGCCACAGCTTCACGGCGATCGCGGCCACCGACGGTGTACAGCTCGACGTCTCGGCGATCGATGGCCTGATCGCCGTCGACGGCACCATGGTCACGCTCGGCGCCGGCACGCACCTCCACCAGCTTCCCGAACTGCTTGCACCGTATGGCCTCGCCCTGCAGAACATGGGCGACATCAACGTGCAGACGCTCGCCGGTGCCACCTCGACCGGCACACACGGCACCGGGTCGGCGTTCGGTGGCCTCGCCACGCAGATCCGCGAGGTCACCCTCGTCACCGCTGCGGGGGAGCTGCTTCACGTCAGCCGCACGCAGAACGCGGAACTGCTGCCTGCGGCGGTGCTCGGTCTTGGCGCCCTGGGAGTGCTCGTCGCGATGACGATCGAGTGCGTGCCCGCGTTCGTGCTGCGCGCGGTGGAACGGCCGGAGAGCGCGGCGACGGTCCTCGCCGAGTGGGAGCAGCGCATCGCCGAGCACGACCACTTCGAGTTCTACTCGTGGCCCCACGCGGAGCTCGTCAGCACCAAGACCAATACGAGGATGCCTGCCGATACGCCCCGCAAGCCGCTCGGCCCCGTGCAGGAGTGGTTCGACAATCGCGTCATGGCCAACACGGTGTTTGGCGCATCCCTCGAGATGCTGCGGCTCATGCCGGCCATGATCCCGCCCATGAACCGGTTGTCGGTGAAGCTCGAGGCCAACCGGGAGTTCTCGGACTACTCGTGGGACGTCTTCTCGACCGTGCGCACCACGCGCTTCCGCGAGATGGAGTACGCGCTGCCGGTCGAGCACGTGCCCGCGGCGCTCACGGCGATCCACGATCTCATCGCCGCGAAGGGATGGCGCATCTCGTTCCCCATCGAGGTGCGGGCGTCTGCCGCCGACGATCTCTGGCTCTCGACGGGTCACGGTCGCGCCACGGGCTACATCGCAGCCCACCGTTTCTGGAAGGACGACCCGACCGAGTACTTCCGCGAGATCGAGGCCATCATGCGCGATCACGAGGGCCGGCCGCACTGGGGCAAGATGCACGGTCGCACCGCCGAGGACCTCCGACCGGCCTATCCGCGGTTCGACGACTTCCTCGCCGTGCGGGACCGGCTCGACCCGGACCGCCTGTTCGCGAACCCCTACCTGTCGCGCGTGCTGGGCGCGTGATCGAGCCCGACGCGCTCGCGGCACGGCTGCCCCGGGACTTCACGATCGGCGTGGCCATGGCAGCCACGCAGATCGAGGGTGCCGTCACCGAGGGCGGGCGTGGGCGGTCCACGTGGGACACCTTCGCCGCGCAGCCCGGCCGCATCATCGACGGCACGACGCCCGAGATCACCGACGACCACTTCCACCGGTACCGCGAGGATGTCGCACTGATGCGGGAGCTGGGGGTGGACGCCTATCGCTTCTCGATCGCGTGGCCGCGCATCCAGCCCGAGGGCAGGGGCGCCGCCAACTCCGCCGGCATCGCCTTCTACGACAGGCTGCTCGATGAGCTGCTCGAGGCGGGCATCAGCCCCGTCGCGACCCTGTTCCACTGGGACGTGCCCGAGCCGCTGCAACGCGCAGGCGGATGGATGACACGGGACACGGCATCGCGTCTCGCAGACTTCGCCGCACTCGCCGCAGATGCCTTCGGCGACCGCATCGACAAGTGGATCACCCTCAACGAGCCGACGACGGTGACCCTCAACGGCTACGCGCTCGGCATCCACGCGCCGGGGGAGTCCCTCCTGTTCGACGCCCTCACGACGGTCCACAACCAGCTGCTCGGCCACGGACTCTCTGTGCAGGCCCTCAGGGCACGCGGCGTGAAGGGCCAGGTCGGCGTGACCAACGTGCACTCGCCTGTCGTGGCCGCACAGCGCGGCTTCATGAACGCGCAATTCGCGAAGGTCTTCGACCTCGTGCACAACCGGATCTACGCCGATCCGGTGCTCCTCGGTCGCTACCCGAGGTTCCCCCTGCTCGCCCGCAAGGAGTTCCGCGCACTCCGCGAGACCGACCCGGCCGACATGGCGATCATCCACCAACCGCTCGACTTCTACGGTCTGAACTACTACATGCCGACGCGTATCGCCGTGGGGGCTCCCACGGAGGCTTCGACGCCGGATGGCGACGCCGAGGCCATGCGCGACCTCCCGTTCCACCTCGCGGAGTGGCCCGAGTACCCGAAGACCGGCTTCGGCTGGCCGATCTCGCCCGAATACCTCACGGCGTCGCTGCGCGACTACGCGGCGCGCTATGGCGGTTCCCTTCCTCCGGTGTACATCACAGAGGGCGGCGCGAGCTTCGCGGATGTCGTGGATTCCGAGGGACGAGTGGATGACGCATCCCGCGTGTCCTACCTCGCCGA encodes the following:
- a CDS encoding amino acid deaminase/aldolase gives rise to the protein MNLDRPTTQPWLQPASYWGGMTAATASLDTPVGALNLTALAHNTHDMLDRANGTTIRVASKSLRVRGVIERVLTVPGYAGVLAYTLPEALWLAETIDDVVVGYPSVDATAIRTLGSSASLARRVTIMVDSVAQLDAVDAVLPPGTRENIRVCLELDASWKSRLIGHTGVYRSPVHSVDQAVYLARHIVSRRGFDLVGIMSYEAQIAGVTNRPPGKPVRARLVDWMQRSSFEELTTRRGEVVTAVREIADLEFVNGGGTGSLERTSSDPAVTEIAAGSGLFGPRLFDGYSHFTPAPAAAFALSVVRKPTPELATLLGGGWIASGPPAPDRMPQLAWPERLEFLAREGAGEVQSPVRGAAAARLAVGDRVWLRHTKAGEASEHLNEFAVVNGDTIVDTVPTYRGEGKAFL
- a CDS encoding GH1 family beta-glucosidase, with protein sequence MIEPDALAARLPRDFTIGVAMAATQIEGAVTEGGRGRSTWDTFAAQPGRIIDGTTPEITDDHFHRYREDVALMRELGVDAYRFSIAWPRIQPEGRGAANSAGIAFYDRLLDELLEAGISPVATLFHWDVPEPLQRAGGWMTRDTASRLADFAALAADAFGDRIDKWITLNEPTTVTLNGYALGIHAPGESLLFDALTTVHNQLLGHGLSVQALRARGVKGQVGVTNVHSPVVAAQRGFMNAQFAKVFDLVHNRIYADPVLLGRYPRFPLLARKEFRALRETDPADMAIIHQPLDFYGLNYYMPTRIAVGAPTEASTPDGDAEAMRDLPFHLAEWPEYPKTGFGWPISPEYLTASLRDYAARYGGSLPPVYITEGGASFADVVDSEGRVDDASRVSYLADHIAAALDASDEVDLRGYFVWTLLDNWEWAAGLTQRFGLVHVDFDSLVRTPKSSFRWLQRVQSSRKR
- a CDS encoding D-arabinono-1,4-lactone oxidase; its protein translation is MSIETGRPWRNWGRSESSTPAFVSRPTSVDEVIETVRFARERGLTIRPVGASHSFTAIAATDGVQLDVSAIDGLIAVDGTMVTLGAGTHLHQLPELLAPYGLALQNMGDINVQTLAGATSTGTHGTGSAFGGLATQIREVTLVTAAGELLHVSRTQNAELLPAAVLGLGALGVLVAMTIECVPAFVLRAVERPESAATVLAEWEQRIAEHDHFEFYSWPHAELVSTKTNTRMPADTPRKPLGPVQEWFDNRVMANTVFGASLEMLRLMPAMIPPMNRLSVKLEANREFSDYSWDVFSTVRTTRFREMEYALPVEHVPAALTAIHDLIAAKGWRISFPIEVRASAADDLWLSTGHGRATGYIAAHRFWKDDPTEYFREIEAIMRDHEGRPHWGKMHGRTAEDLRPAYPRFDDFLAVRDRLDPDRLFANPYLSRVLGA